The nucleotide sequence GTCGACCTTGCCAGCGGCGGCGTGCTGCTCGACTCGACGGCGGGCTCGGACGCGGGCATCGACGTCGTCAGCTCCGAATACGCCACCATCGCCGCCGAACAGAGCGCGCTGGAGCGGCTGGCGGGCATTGTAGCCGACCGCATCGTCGCACGCGTCGCGCTTTATGCCGAGCGCCGGCAGGGCGCGGAGTGAACCTAAAGCCCGCGCAGATGCGTGCGCGGCTTGAACGGCCGGACGACGCGACACGCCTTTATCTGCTGCACGGCCCCGATGAAGCGGGCGCGACCGAAATGGCCGTCCTGCTCCAGCGCGCGCTGGGCGATGGGGTGGAGCGCGTCGACATGGAAGGCGCCGGCCTGAAGGCCAATCCCGGCCGTCTGGCCGACGAAGCCGCCTCGATGTCGCTTTTCGGCGACCGCCGCTTCATCCGGGTGACCGCGATGGGAGAGGAAAGCCTTGAGGCGGTGACGCTGCTGCTGAACGCCGAACGCGCGGGCAATCCGGTGGTCGCAATCGCACCGACGCTGCGCAAGACGGGCAAGCTGATCAAGCTTGTCGATGCCGCACCCAATGCCGCCGCCTGCGCGCTTTACGTCCCGGAGGGGGCGGACGCCGCACGACTGGCGGCGCAGATTGCGCGTGACCATGGCTTGCGGCTTGCGGGCGGCGTGGCGGACCGGCTGGTCGCTACGACAGGCGGCGACCGCGCAGTGATGACGCGGGAGATCGAGAAGCTCGCCCTTTATCTGGATGCCGCCCCCGAACGTCCGGCAGATTGCGGCGCCGAGGTGCTGGATGCCGTCGGCGCCGTGCTGGACGAAAGCGCAATGGGCGCTGCGATCGAGGCGGTGGTCGGCGGCGATCCCGCGCGCGCAGGTGTCGAGCTGGC is from Sphingomonas sp. IW22 and encodes:
- the holA gene encoding DNA polymerase III subunit delta, which translates into the protein MNLKPAQMRARLERPDDATRLYLLHGPDEAGATEMAVLLQRALGDGVERVDMEGAGLKANPGRLADEAASMSLFGDRRFIRVTAMGEESLEAVTLLLNAERAGNPVVAIAPTLRKTGKLIKLVDAAPNAAACALYVPEGADAARLAAQIARDHGLRLAGGVADRLVATTGGDRAVMTREIEKLALYLDAAPERPADCGAEVLDAVGAVLDESAMGAAIEAVVGGDPARAGVELAAIAEDNLAIPTLRQLTRRLIALADMRREVESGDSAAVVIKRHRVFWKEEAATMRALQRWNGAQLARAVERVRAAERALVTPGTPGAIMAEVEGLAIARAAQRMG